In Acipenser ruthenus chromosome 1, fAciRut3.2 maternal haplotype, whole genome shotgun sequence, the genomic stretch agcaagtgcttgtaatttattcatttttacgattctgcagctgaaacaccgtctgggtatttaattcaaatatttagtaacacttaagaacgaacatgcacgagatattcacatacgcggagatatttaaatttgaattgcaaaagccgtttaAAAAGCAGCTATGGTGGTGCTaatgttaaacttttaaattgcattccctgcctcaagatggctcaagatgtacctgcatggacctctcagaactacatttcccatcatcctccagcttactggtaaatccatctcagttacatatgttgagcaggaggatgatgggaaatgtagttccgatAGGTCCATGCCAGTACATGgcaagccatcttgaggcagggaagacagtttaaaaaaagtggtcaaaattaaaattaaaaaaaaaaaaaattaaaacaatatacacaccttatgtaaacagttgtagcaacacatgggaacatgtaacacaataaaataaaaagttccttatgtaccctttaattccCATGGCCTTctaataataaactggagacaaaaatcaGTTGTTTTGCtagatttttattaatattattgctctgacaacatcaaacttaatgggttaatcaatcatatacattgatataaattaatacaatacctaagctaaagtacattaacatactgaagtgaaataaatacaaaaactttcactttcctgttccaatcacatgctgtaCAATTCACAGCTAAATTTAACACAAGTATAATGATTTTCAATGCTGTGATATCATAAAACTGTAATATTAGGTTGTGAAGGCCTTACTTTGCCCCACTGAATTAACTGCAATGCAAAGGATGTCACATAGTAGTTAAAGTTATTCATTTattcttgtgtgtatttcaggcagaaacagtacaaaagtagACATCATaaagtgctaccccgttataacgcagttgtcggggtccataattggAGACTATGTTATTTATGTTTCGCCTTAtaatgaatattggcatttttgttcctgaaatgatttacaacggccaaattaatattgcagtgtaccgtggaaaatgaaggaagtagacacacacaatttgcaggtacttgaAGCCGTGGTTTATTGGCACGATTATTCCTGGCCCctgtcagcctgggccacaccaaaaacaacaaactgtcTTGCACATTCACACAACAGCTTGGCTGTCAGCTCTGTCCCCGttgatgtgggctttcatgtcCCTGCCTACCCGAACGTCAATCATTCCTGGCTGTCGCAAGCTTACCGCTtccctgcttacacacacacaccaggtccGTAGGCCAGTCAtgtaacagtataaatcctgggttgttacaatacatacagtataatagaaactgctattccaccagtttaaagtttataccactcttatttaaattgtatattttttataataaatgttgtaaactgtatataaataacacagaatccaaggacgtTTCTACGGACTTGTATTGTTTGGTACTTGTTTTGTAACGTTAACGggcagtttgtttttacttttagaaaaaaaaaaatacagtgtaagcACGGGAGCTTTATAAGTACTATTTGTCCtagtttcaacttaaatgggtttaaatatggtaatgtaaaacaacaataaaaccaaacGTTTGTGAGTCAGATTGTATTATGGATGAACCATTATATTTTATGCACAATAAACAAACTGGCAACATACACAAGTGAAAACTTTCAAATTTAActaataaactcttcaaaaaataaatatggaaaaggGGGccttgtacaaagaaaaaaaactcactgttttggtttttgtattaggctgtgttcacactgggtccgtttagagggtttggcCTGCCCTCAATATGGTTCTGtatgaagtgtgaacaacaaagtccgcttgggaaactAACCTTAGAGGTGGTCTCGTCCCTTTGACAAATGAGTCTggagtctggttcgcttgctaaacctcagtgtgaacaactgctggactcggtcctttAGCACATAGGAAACGAACTATAAGATAACCTGACTGGGCAGTAAACATTTTGCgcatagtttagttcatattctgaggaaacaagtacaGCAAAAAGCTAAATGTCTCGGGAaactacattagggttaccagacaatACGGGAAAACTGGTATTGTCCCAGTTTTCCGccttaacaattattattttttattttaatttaagtacaaaactgtatcagtgtGCTCAGCTAGTTCATACCAGAataatttattaggttgtgttagcgccattgaaaaattaaattaacaatCTTATGGATTTGTTTAGTCCTTTTGGAaaagcaaactgcattgtgaacacaaacaaattCAGTCCtggaaaaaacagaaaaggacaaaaaagataaaaaattAGCTTGCATCCAAATGAAATCGGCCCCTTTGCTCGCAGATAGGTGTGAATAGCAAGCAAATTGATACATGGTTTCAAACGAAACGAACCAGACTGAGTCAGTTTGAAACAGACCCAATGTGAATGCAGCCTTACTCtgttcataacagaaaataggatcacaacaaaacaaaacactgatcaCTCACTATACTTAACATTTACCTTGTAAATTGAGCCAGTGTTTGGAAAGAGTGGAGagtttttatgttaatcccacaCATCATTTGCCATTTTAGAAAGTATTGCACGAATTCTGGCAAGGCGGTAAATCGGTACAAGTTAAAACACGTCGTGATATGTATTTCTAATatctatcaactatgtaatttatggtggACACAGACGTGAGTTTTTGCCTtgaaattcatgtgcagcaatgttcgttcaaatattcaggtagtttctccacactaaagaaaatactACTCCGTACCACTGTTTTCACATCACACTACTAAAGatttctctcgttgatcaaccaatgaacactgacacaaagtgaaatagaaggagatttgtgacgcatgccaaaattaaatctgatcagaatgaaagcttggcCAAGCAACATGCAGTGATTAAATTGAGATTAATGCTGGctaatagcagctaacagaaacagacgCAGTATGAAGAATCAGAATACAAGATGCATAAACTACACTGAATGACAGCTGGAGAACAGCGCCGATTAAGATAAAGGTTGATTAACAGAGGAGTTGCTGGGGGCTACTAGAGCTGCACAAAATCCTGCTGGTGGCCGCATGCCACGTATCAATATTGTTCACACAGCAAGAAAATGACCCATATGtattcatgtttgttttattaaagaatTTGTGAGCTATGTGGAGTGTATGATGAAGGAAACTTCAGCTCCAAAAATGCTTGGACCTACCTGGTGATTTTCAACAATTTATCACAACtggtatgtttattttctaataGATAGTGCACCTTTTTTTCTCTATCACAAAAGctcaaacttttcttttcttgttgTTCCCATTAATTCATAAATAGCCTATAACTGAACTGCAATGTGAACATTTGTATCCATGAATTGTACTATTTTATAAtaagggcttctgattttctgttttaactgattaaaaaaatgataaaacacccccgatacaattttttacaattttttttttttaacatgtatatagtcaataaacaccagaaaaacactggaaatggttactcaattcacttTGACTTCaaccctttcccatttaaaacaaaaaaaactactacaaaacaaactacctttaccagtgcagttgggcaatgtccctccttcctgacttgtctCTATCAgtgatttgttctgaataatttaaacccaccccagctactgagtggcagcaaatgcCTACATATCTATTGGAGagtgcttgtgagatttaaaacgagatgacaattagaaggcttgtttgcaggatttaaagctataatACAGTTAGATAGAATTAAACAGAATTGTAAATTgttgcaaaatgtacaaaaatgcctacacacaaaaaacccagaagaatgtgcccgtgaccataaggattttgttgtagaagacagcaaaggaacgaaagtacaacttaagtgtgcaagtactgtcgagttactgtaCATATTGGGACCGAAAAAAaccgcccaagcattttggaaagtaaccgaagacaataataatacagtatataaaaagccctggggaaaaaaaaaaaaaaaaaaaactatttacataaaactagaAAATAGCTAGAAAACaagcaccaaaaaatgaaattaataaaaacagaaaaaacagaagccctactttaTAATCCAATACCAATACATCTCTTAATAACAGATGTTTGAAATAGTTTGTGGATACCAGGTGCCTTTTGTTTAGATTTGATTATCAATCCTTTCATTTCATTCTGCATAATACTTTAACTGTACCAGGTTCTTTTAAGAAATAGATTAACTGCTAATGCTAAACTGTAGACTTTATACTCCCACACACTATGGTGCctcattcttttaaaatgtttacagaataccGGTAGATTAAAATGCTGCCCATGAATTGCACCGGAAAGCCACACACATACTTTTATAGTATAATACACTGGTCAAATCATGTCACCAAGTATGGTCCAGAAATCTTTTCCAtctcagttattattttttttttttttttgcaatgtgttTCTAATGCCTGTTGATACTGATTCCAGAATATAAATGGACAACTACCAGTACTGGTTTTAAGTGATCTTAagtgaacacatttattttctcatAAAGCAGTATTTTGTTTATAGAAGCTGCTACAAAATTAAACATTACTAAGTGACTGCATCTTAAGGTTTACTTGGGTATTTTATAAAGAGTTTAGCATATGTTGGATTAAAAGGTCAGTTATGTAACTTTCAGTCCTTCAGTTAGGCTTTCATAATTTAAGCAGGGCTTCAAAACTGATTTAGGAATATGTAACTCCATTCAGAATTAACTTATTTGCTGACAGGAATTCACCTTTTTATTGTAGCCAACCACACATTTTAATATTGCTCAGCATAAGAGACACGGGGCTCTCGAACCCAAATCCAAATTGGCATGATCCTTTTCAAAAAAGCCCCCTATGAATTTACAAAACAACTCTGAGATTTGATTTAGAAGCTTACAAGTAGCATTAAGTTGTTCCTTATAGTAATTGGGTTTCCATTcctatttaggaaaaaaaaaaaaatttaaaaagctcATTGTGTCTCCATGGCTCTTTATTAATCTGTGCAGTTTTATTACTGGGTTATAGTTCACCATCTTATTGGATTTCAATATAGTTAAATGAGCATACAGTAACAACACTTTTGCATTCTGGTATTGCAGGCAGGCCTAAATCTGATTAACTCCTATTGAAAGGTTTATGCTTTGTAACCCacttaaagaaaacatttaatgaGCATTTTAAGTCAATGTTGTGTAACTGTAATGCTGTTTCTTTCCTTTCCAGTTTGCCATGTACTGCCTTGTGCTCTTTTATAAGGTGCTGAGGGAGGAGTTGAACCCTATCCACCCAGTTGGGAAATTCCTCTGTGTGAAACTGGTTGTATTTGTGTCCTTCTGGTAATTACTAAAATATTAAATTTCCCCAACCCCTTTTGCATgcgaaacaaaacataaaaaatgtgcattttatttccCTGGTTTTATTTAAAGTAGAATGTATAGGTGTACTACCAAgtatataccggtatgtatttttgttttaaagtgcATACTTGCTAAGACTGCATGGCTTGCTGTTGTgcaaacaaaatggaaaatgaagaGATGATATTCCTATTTCAGGCAAGCTGTTTTTATTGCGTTCCTGGTTAAAGTTGGGATTATTTCTGATTCCCACACCTGGGACTGGGACAGTGTGGAAGCTGTTGCAACAGGTTTACAGGTACGGTTGAGTGTCACATTAATTCCTTTCACTAGAATTCATAGAACTGAtgtaaaacctttattttaaGGATTATActattttttgtgtgtatatgcaccttttaaaattattttcttatgGACTTTCTTTAGTGTGTACTGTATTCCAAAAACcagaaaatgtattgttttcatgTTTGGAAGTGTGTTAGTTTCTGTGAAAGCTTCTGAGGCTTATTACTTCTGAAAGCCTTGGTGGATTGAACTGTAAATTTACAACTTCTGAATCGTAGGGTAATGAAACGAGCACAAATACAACCTTTATAACAAACCGTTCCCCCAAAACACCTCAATAACTCACCACTAAATAGAGCTATGAGCATAATCAATTTAGAGCACGCATCATTGGCCTTTTTAGTTTATATAACCAGACATTTTAGTGTCATGCTGTAGTAATTCTAAATAAACATCCATGAAGGTAGGCTTAGGGATCACTCCATAGTCACTATTCAGTCTGatgttgccaatttttttttttttttcctgtaggaCTTTGTCATCTGTGTGGAGATGTTTCTTGCTGCGATAGCTCACCACTACAGCTTCACATACAAACCTTATGTACAAGAAGCTGAGGAGGGCTCATGTTTCGACTCTTTTCTTGCCATGTGGGATGTTTCTGACATTAGAGCTGATATATCGGAACAAGTGCGCAATGTTGGTAAGTGGAAGACTTCTAAGCACAAGCACACTTTCGTCACCTTGCTGATATTACATTAGTAGATGTAGTACATTTTTACAAATGTGAAAtctaaaatgcatattaaaaatgtttagataTCTTTTTATTTTCATCTTTGACATCAGTGATTGGACAAGCTGTTTAACGTTGTAGGTACTGCATATATAGAAATGCAGCATAACAGCAAATCACCAGACTAACAAGTGGTGCAAGCAGTCTGGTTAGCCAATTTTATGGACAATTTCTGGCCCACGTCCTGCATTGCTAGACCAAAAACTACTACAAGCGGCTAGCTTACCAATATAGAACAACCCAAGATCCATGAATAAATTCActaaagtatatatttaaataaaggatGCAATCTAAATGGCAAGTAAATTAGtccctttttaaattttttaggGAGAACAGTATTAGGCCGCCCTCGAAAAATGTATTTTGCAGAAGAACAGGAGCACAACGAGCACACCAGCCTTCTGTCCGGTGGAGCCCAGGAGCCTGCCACAGATGTCTCTTCTATGCCACCTTCTCCCACGGGCCGCTACCAAGGACTTGGGCAGACCACCATGACTCCCCACTCTTTATCAGCGCCTGCAGGGCTCTTCAGCTCTGCCAATGACACACAGTATGAAGATTTCCCAAATGCACTGCCTCAGGATACTAAGGAACTTCCGGATCAGGATAGTCACACAGAGTCCTGATCACTTACGCAGCAGA encodes the following:
- the LOC117421436 gene encoding transmembrane protein 184C-like is translated as MPCTCGNWRRWIRPLVVVLYILGLLVVLPLCVWELQKSEVGTHTKAWFIAGIFVFMTIPISLWGILQHLVNYTQPELQKPIIRILWMVPIYSLDSWIALKYPNIAIYVDTCRECYEAYVIYNFMIFLQNYLSNQYPSLVLMLEAKEQQRHLPPLCCCPSWPMGEVLLFRCKLGVLQYTVVRPFTTIIALICELCGVYDEGNFSSKNAWTYLVIFNNLSQLFAMYCLVLFYKVLREELNPIHPVGKFLCVKLVVFVSFWQAVFIAFLVKVGIISDSHTWDWDSVEAVATGLQDFVICVEMFLAAIAHHYSFTYKPYVQEAEEGSCFDSFLAMWDVSDIRADISEQVRNVGRTVLGRPRKMYFAEEQEHNEHTSLLSGGAQEPATDVSSMPPSPTGRYQGLGQTTMTPHSLSAPAGLFSSANDTQYEDFPNALPQDTKELPDQDSHTES